The following proteins are co-located in the Primulina tabacum isolate GXHZ01 chromosome 11, ASM2559414v2, whole genome shotgun sequence genome:
- the LOC142517922 gene encoding pentatricopeptide repeat-containing protein At4g21705, mitochondrial-like, with product MFNAVKGPILLSARSRYLVAFGKTLSFQIHCCSIATASAAHENAPKYSASRYRNLFSRISHVGEGREIVQALDQWIAEGGKAHSREIFRTIRDLRSRKRFSHALQISEWISSNKAFTFSPGGRAVHLDLIGAVRGSQAAERYFDNLSERERDEKTYGALLNSYAREGLLMKTLLHMQKMKHKGYASSSLAYNNLMALYKKAGELEKIPEVLSEMKTNGVAPNNFSYRICINSFGERSDLIGMGKLLDEIESQPDISIDWATYSIVAYQFVKANDKEKALTYMKKLEEKIHGDAMGYNHLISLYAHLGDKDEMMRLWISQKIACKKQINRDYITMISSLVKLGDFETAEALVEHWDSSCRYYDFRVPNILLIWYCQKGLVMKAEAMLRNIVQKGKKPTPNSWSIVSAGYLNFNNMAKAFECMKEALSVIERNMKWIPKPVEIATILEWLGDNGEFEQVEDFVQSLRTVIPVSKHMYDALIKANTRVGGDSGWILDRMKTDDIEVDEETRKMLSSTVMVTKAD from the exons ATGTTCAACGCCGTAAAGGGACCGATTTTACTGTCTGCACGCTCCAGATATCTTGTTGCTTTTGGAAAAACCTTGTCTTTCCAAATCCACTGCTGCTCCATTGCTACAGCTTCTGCGGCCCATGAAAATGCTCCAAAATACTCGGCATCAAGATACAGaaatttgttttcaagaatTAGCCATGTCGGAGAGGGTCGCGAAATTGTTCAGGCTCTCGATCAATGGATAGCAGAGGGAGGAAAGGCACATAGCCGTGAGATATTTCGCACTATTAGAGATCTTCGAAGCCGCAAGCGTTTTTCTCACGCACTTCAG ATTTCTGAGTGGATTAGTTCTAATAAGGCATTTACCTTTTCTCCTGGCGGTCGTGCTGTGCATTTGGATTTGATTGGCGCAGTCCGTGGATCTCAAGCTGCAGAAAGATATTTTGATAACCTGAGTGAACGAGAGAGAGATGAAAAAACATATGGTGCGCTCTTGAATTCTTATGCCAGAGAAGGACTCTTGATGAAAACACTTCTCCACATGCAGAAAATGAAACATAAAGGATATGCTTCATCATCTCTTGCTTACAACAATCTCATGGCACTCTACAAAAAGGCGGGTGAGCTTGAAAAAATCCCCGAGGTTCTCTCAGAAATGAAAACAAATGGTGTTGCTCCTAACAATTTTAGTTACAGAATATGCATAAATTCATTTGGTGAGAGATCTGATCTTATTGGCATGGGGAAGCTACTAGATGAGATTGAATCTCAACCTGACATATCCATTGATTGGGCTACTTATTCAATAGTGGCCTATCAGTTCGTTAAAGCTAATGACAAGGAGAAAGCGCTAACTTACATGAagaagttggaagaaaagattcATGGAGATGCGATGGGCTACAATCATTTGATTTCGCTTTATGCACATCTCGGGGACAAGGATGAAATGATGAGATTGTGGATTTCGCAAAAAATTGCTTGTAAAAAGCAAATTAACAGAGACTACATTACCATGATAAGTTCTCTAGTGAAACTTGGTGATTTCGAAACAGCGGAGGCATTGGTAGAACATTGGGATTCTTCTTGCCGCTACTATGACTTCAGAGTACCTAATATACTTCTTATTTGGTATTGTCAGAAGGGTCTTGTTATGAAGGCTGAAGCGATGCTTCGAAATATTGTGCAGAAGGGAAAGAAACCAACCCCAAACAGTTGGTCCATTGTTTCCGCTGGATATCTAAATTTTAACAATATGGCAAAGGCATTTGAATGCATGAAGGAAGCTTTGTCGGTAAtagaaagaaacatgaaatgGATACCAAAACCTGTTGAAATCGCAACTATATTAGAATGGCTAGGTGATAATGGTGAATTTGAACAGGTAGAAGATTTTGTTCAGTCACTGAGGACTGTGATTCCTGTAAGTAAGCATATGTATGATGCCTTAATAAAGGCAAACACCAGGGTCGGCGGAGATTCAGGGTGGATTTTGGATAGAATGAAGACGGACGATATAGAGGTAGATGAAGAAACACGGAAAATGCTCAGCTCAACGGTAATGGTGACAAAGGCTGATTGA
- the LOC142517923 gene encoding E3 ubiquitin-protein ligase RMA3-like, protein MNFGSEGNGLLVQKMNSVSASATASENVNECFDCNICFDSSNEPVVTLCGHLYCWPCIYKWLQVQNTSPDSDGQPKCPVCKSYISTSSMVPLYGSGTSSASNFEAKKRSQLDLAIPQRPSAIGTNAVLATATSVISDPTQPNHSNPFRPQNRTFHQHQYFTQPFGNYTATNIFSPTINMVSEMVFARMFGSPDSGLFAHPYSNSYHFSGNGSPRMRRQEMQLDKSLNRVSIFLFCCIVLCLVLF, encoded by the coding sequence ATGAATTTTGGATCCGAGGGGAATGGTTTGCTCGTACAAAAAATGAATTCTGTATCAGCATCTGCAACAGCTTCAGAAAACGTAAATGAATGCTTTGATTGCAACATTTGTTTCGATTCATCTAACGAACCTGTAGTCACACTTTGCGGACATCTATACTGTTGGCCATGCATTTACAAATGGCTTCAGGTTCAAAACACGTCACCTGATTCAGATGGGCAACCTAAATGTCCAGTTTGTAAATCTTACATCTCTACCTCGTCAATGGTTCCCCTGTATGGTAGTGGTACATCCTCGGCATCCAACTTTGAAGCCAAGAAACGTTCACAACTGGACTTGGCCATACCCCAGAGACCATCGGCAATCGGGACAAATGCTGTGCTTGCCACTGCAACATCAGTGATTTCGGATCCAACTCAGCCGAACCATTCGAACCCATTTAGGCCACAGAACCGAACATTTCATCAACATCAGTATTTTACCCAACCGTTTGGTAATTATACCGCAACAAATATCTTCAGTCCAACCATTAACATGGTTAGTGAAATGGTGTTTGCCAGAATGTTTGGGAGCCCAGACTCGGGTTTGTTTGCTCATCCATATTCCAATTCTTACCACTTTTCAGGAAACGGTAGCCCGAGGATGAGGAGGCAAGAAATGCAGTTGGACAAGTCACTTAACAGAGTATCCATCTTCCTTTTCTGCTGCATTGTTCTGTGCCTTGTCCTTTTTTAG
- the LOC142517957 gene encoding thioredoxin-like produces MAGVLETLAVPRASALPSASLAPIAGSAASRRSVFLFSEFRGLKIQSTRSSTSPNFISKPTGRGGRVVCEAQDTAVVVPAVTDATWQSLVIGSDLPVLVEFWAPWCGPCRIIHPVIDKLAKDYSGKLKCYKVNTDDSPSIATQYGIRSIPTVLIFKDGEKKDAVIGAVPESTLTTCIERFV; encoded by the exons ATGGCTGGTGTGCTGGAAACCCTAGCTGTCCCACGCGCCTCCGCTCTCCCCTCGGCTTCCTTGGCTCCAATTGCCGGATCCGCCGCATCTCGCCGCTCCGTGTTCCTATTCTCTGAATTCAGAGGTCTTAAGATACAGTCGACTCGCTCTTCCACGTCGCCGAATTTCATTTCGAAACCTACTGGCCGTGGTGGTCGAGTCGTCTGTGAGGCACAAGACACGGCTGTCGTAG TGCCTGCTGTTACTGATGCAACCTGGCAATCTCTGGTGATCGGGTCTGATTTACCTGTTTTGGTTGAATTTTGGGCTCCATGGTGTGGACCCTGCCGCATCATACACCCCGTCATCGACAAACTGGCCAAGGATTATTCCGGAAAACTCAAATGCTACAAGGTTAACACCGATGACAGCCCTTCGATAGCAACTCAATATGGGATCCGAAGCATCCCAACTGTCTTAATCTTCAAGGACGGGGAGAAGAAAGATGCGGTCATTGGTGCAGTTCCAGAGTCGACACTAACTACCTGCATAGAAAGATTCGTGTGA
- the LOC142518050 gene encoding uncharacterized protein LOC142518050 has product MEGHSILYETLSPLVATSTAPIPTEDLKSYVVFRNLISLSSAQCASPESSTVDYFSLEVNELEESKESSVLTVPLPRTPAEASTSAPGRTLEGNWFSSKSHFKSPMLRLHREILDFCNFLSPTPVEQGHRNAAVESVFDVIKYIWPNAKAEVFGSFKTGLYLPSSDIDVVILSSYVTSPQTGLYALSRALSQSGIAKQIQVIAKARVPIIKFVEKKSGVAFDISFDAHTGPRAAEFIKNAVSKWPPLRPLCLILKVFLQQRELNEVYTGGIGSYALLSMLIAMLRNRHDQASLDDNLGVLLVNFFDLYGRKLNTVDVGISCNGVSTTFFPKSSKGFSVEGRPSLISIEDPQVPDNDVGKSSFNYYQVRSAFSMAYSTLTNEKAILRLGPKKSILGALIRPDAVLLERKGGLTENATLNTLFPGAGEPLEQLFDIQQEIYCNWRLNDEDEEPLPRGNRIPGQQEIKSSRKKRKSSKNNNSTNEVNGSGIQGVDRYEENGSMTGSRKKKREKNCDLKNSRTRETKVETLSKLQ; this is encoded by the exons ATGGAAGGGCATAGCATCCTCTATGAAACCCTAAGCCCTCTTGTCGCCACTTCAACGGCGCCTATTCCTACGGAAGATTTAAAATCATACGTCGTATTCCGAAACCTGATTTCTCTCTCCTCTGCCCAATGTGCATCTCCAGAATCCTCCACGGTGGATTACTTCTCTCTCGAGGTTAACGAATTGGAGGAATCTAAAGAGAGTTCAGTTTTAACCGTTCCTCTCCCTCGGACGCCTGCGGAAGCTTCCACGTCGGCGCCAGGTAGGACTCTCGAAGGCAACTGGTTTAGCTCCAAATCTCACTTCAAAAGCCCCATGCTTCGTCTCCACCGAG AGATACTCGATTTTTGTAATTTTCTCTCGCCAACACCTGTGGAGCAAGGGCACCGAAATGCTGCTGTAGAATCTGTTTTTGATGTTATAAAATATATCTGGCCTAATGCTAAG GCTGAAGTTTTTGGATCATTTAAAACGGGGCTTTATCTTCCATCTAGTGATATCGAT GTTGTTATCTTGAGTTCATATGTAACTAGTCCCCAAACTGGTTTGTATGCTCTTTCCAGGGCTCTATCTCAAAGTGGGATTGCTAAGCAGATACAG GTTATTGCAAAGGCTCGGGTGCCTATTATTAAATTTGTGGAGAAGAAAAGTGGTGTAGCATTTGATATAAG TTTTGATGCACATACTGGACCGAGAGCTGCTGAGTTTATAAAG AATGCTGTATCTAAATGGCCTCCGCTACGACCATTATGCCTTATATTGAAAGTCTTCCTACAGCAAAGAGAGTTAAATGAG GTGTACACTGGTGGAATTGGCTCGTATGCACTCCTTTCCATGCTAATAGCAATGTTGCGG AACCGGCATGATCAAGCTTCCCTCGATGATAACCTGGGAGTTTTACTG GTGAACTTTTTTGACTTGTATGGCCGCAAATTGAACACGGTTGATGTTGGTATTTCTTGCAATGGTGTGAGCACAACCTTCTTTCCAAAAAGTAGCAAAGG ATTTTCAGTTGAAGGCCGGCCTTCCCTTATCTCAATTGAAGACCCCCAG GTTCCAGATAATGATGTAGGGAAGAGCTCCTTTAACTATTATCAG GTCAGATCTGCTTTTTCCATGGCGTACTCTACTCTGACGAACGAGAAGGCCATATTGCGCCTTGGACCCAAGAAAAGCATCCTTGGTGCCCTCATACGACCAGATGCCGTACTATTGGAACGAAAAGGAGGGTTGACTGAGAATGCAACGCTTAATACCTTATTTCCTGGTGCTGGAGAGCCATTGGAACAACTCTTTGACATTCAGCAGGAAATTTATTGCAATTGGAGGTTAAATGATGAAGATGAAGAGCCACTTCCCCGTGGAAACAGAATTCCCGGCCAGCAGGAGATAAAATCTTCCAGGAAAAAAAGGAAGTCGTCGAAGAATAACAATTCTACCAATGAAGTTAATGGATCTGGTATCCAGGGTGTAGACAGATACGAAGAAAATGGTTCTATGACGGGGTCGAGGAAGAAGAAGAGGGaaaaaaattgtgatttgaAGAACTCGCGGACAAGAGAAACAAAAGTGGAAACACTATCAAAGTTACAATAG
- the LOC142518478 gene encoding uncharacterized protein LOC142518478 — protein sequence MESPTPVSRYVHRNSKKRVFPGGSSSSVCKDVDVLEIGPPSNHTPKPKSSRKKEVICHEIIDVDVEEDRGDVIIIDPHVDVHGKGKEALPAFSICLGGLAADGLASDIKSTNGALESPDSMIIDDSSSNNFFGEEEWLDNYYDDIFFDERSMLESHFDHMDIPPGIEAPFPWLPSSPRNKNKVTTTGTSTNSSLQLKSDVAIVPSSLNSPLSSWPSPSRSKSTRQPKKLKLPYKSLEPGAVPKKSTVSISTSFLGSQSSISSLALKRGKEPLRSFGKSKRKTRASQVIYSGPLGQLSSGASYPPVNHASSSLKLKMPSISPGMETYMPPWQDLCLNMLGPSIGPSGFLTEFVTWPQDSTNFKNGESPLVIQTTNVEPRNIDEVLQNFEGFKKFDTVEDYSDHFYSKNASSGKQPPKNWAKRIQEEWKILEKDLPDTIFVRVYEARMDLLRAVIVGAEGTPYHDGLFFFDVFFPSSYPNVPPLVHYHSGGLRINPNLYNCGKVCLSLLNTWSGNHKEKWILGVSTMLQVLVSIQGLILNAKPYFNEPGYANTSGSPTGEKRSLEYNESTFIYSLQTMVYSMKRPPKHFEDFVIGHYCKYARDIMVSCKAYLDGAQVGCLVKGGVQDVDEGDKSCSQHFKNSLAGFIPTLVNTFSQIGAKDCQEFLSLSQKATGPATATHRPLQLMPLGFTCFLVLCFRAVAMNPSLNMPFSSFFYKSLCFFLISNYLFVSSVLSSPPYTDHCSSVVPESKSTQQTYQIRLPRFRTTYYTGGARLIGEKPLNKSYDYVGKLLFIKLTSDSYETIAKNVYTVRGQLVIRSPYRYYNRYISNFSNDGSYYNRRRRYRSNVITFFLNGFWSESSRKLCMVGSASWNSINLDAVLKLSYNSLNPNMLTSVISGTLESTSSVKDSGYFEPISMFAFPSVPDYIYSLVSKELGGGYSGGFESPKDQSLDLDSSRFCSSLLQGFFPFELELGRECDNAQTCSARAVVDGFLPQLVSLHPIQCYEEKRVIRYVVRFQNVSYTAFNENFDLNATLIGEGAWDDKKNQLLIVACRILDPVNHFGNGIGDCSLRLSFRYPSILTIRNHAKIAGKIWTNKTIYDAGYFRNINLTSIDGGYVAGSFSGLRYEYTELDKAKRLCRVEKVEKKKGNIYPDAQSYNMRFDMSVENSNGKKFAWGYAVPLSIGNEVYQGDMGIALAPESAPVADAVLEPISEPQKSRSGPLNMSFTVSITPFYSEINNSRSQSQIQITAEGVYDSENGWLCMVGCRKFPSNVKKSDDNSIDCEIVVNFQFAPINNNNGGLISGIIRSTRKKTDPLYFEDMTMSSAAFYSSVAERSIWRMDLEITMVLISNTFLCILVGLQLFHVRRNPEVGSSISLVMLLILSLGYMIPLVLNFEALFFQNYNKQPFMLSNKGWLEANEVTLRIVIMVAFLLQIRLLQLVWTAKTSEGNEKGLWGAEKKAVFVSVPMYFFGGLLTLLLNWIKSKNQEMHSYVEYDQVYYSLWGYLRSYAGLILDGFLLPQILLNTFSGSSAKALSNPFYMGTSVVRLVPHAYDQYRAHNFPRTIVNGTYYYANPSADFYSTAWDVIIPCGVVALAVIVFLQQRHGGRWILPRRFRELELYEKVPVVNNEL from the exons ATGGAGTCGCCCACGCCGGTTTCTCGTTATGTCCACCGGAATTCGAA AAAACGTGTGTTTCCGGGGGGAAGTTCGTCATCGGTGTGTAAGGATGTGGATGTGTTGGAAATCGGGCCGCCCTCCAATCATACGCCTAAACCTAAGTCTTCCAGGAAAAAAGAG GTTATTTGTCATGAGATAATTGATGTTGACGTAGAAGAAGACCGTGGTGATGTAATTATAATAGATCCTCACGTTGATGTCCACGGGAAGGGCAAG GAGGCTTTGCCCGCTTTTTCAATTTGTCTAGGTGGTTTAGCAGCGGATGGATTGGCAAGCGATATCAAATCAACCAATGGTGCTTTAGAATCACCTGATTCAATGATTATAGATGATTCCAGTTCTAATAATTTCTTTGGAGAGGAAGAGTGGCTAGACAATTATTACGATGACATATTTTTTGATGAACGTTCAATGTTAGAATCGCATTTTGATCACATGGATATACCACCTGGTATTGAGGCACCATTTCCCTGGTTACCAAGTTCTCCCAGAAATAAAAATAAGGTGACAACTACAGGTACTTCAACTAACTCAAGTTTGCAACTAAAGTCGGATGTTGCCATTGTTCCTTCTAGCTTAAATTCACCTCTATCGTCATGGCCATCACCATCACGGAGCAAGTCAACTAGGCAACCTAAAAAGTTGAAACTACCATACAAATCGCTGGAACCTGGTGCAGTTCCAAAGAAATCGACTGTTTCAATTAGTACATCCTTTCTGGGTTCACAATCCTCCATCAGTTCTTTGGCTCTTAAGCGCGGGAAGGAACCTTTGCGTTCTTTTGGAAAGAGTAAAAGGAAGACTCGTGCATCCCAGGTTATCTATTCTGGTCCACTAGGCCAGTTATCTTCTGGTGCGAGTTATCCACCTGTCAATCATGCCAGTAGCTCTCTGAAGTTGAAAATGCCATCGATTTCACCTGGAATGGAAACCTATATGCCTCCGTGGCAGGATTTGTGCCTGAATATGTTAGGACCTTCTATTGGTCCTTCAGGGTTTCTGACTGAATTTGTCACCTGGCCACAAGATTCCAccaattttaaaaatggtgaatCTCCCTTGGTAATACAGACAACAAATGTAGAACCAAGAAATATTGATGAAGTTTTGCAAAATTTTGaaggttttaaaaaatttgacacCGTTGAAGATTATTCGGATCACTTCTACTCCAAAAATGCTTCATCCGGCAAACAG CCACCAAAGAATTGGGCTAAGAGAATACAGGAAGAATGGAAGATTCTGGAAAAAGATTTACCCG ACACTATATTTGTAAGGGTTTACGAAGCCAGGATGGATCTTTTGCGGGCTGTGATTGTAGGAGCAGAGGGAACGCCATACCATgatggtctctttttctttgaTGTCTTCTTTCCGAGCAGTTATCCTAATGTTCCACCT CTTGTCCATTATCATTCAGGCGGCCTACGAATCAACCCTAATTTATATAATTGTGGAAAAGTATGTCTCAGCCTTCTTAATACATGGAGtggtaaccacaaagagaagtGGATCCTTGGTGTTTCAACCATGTTACAAGTTTTGGTCTCCATACAAGGGCTGATTTTGAATGCCAAGCCCTACTTTAACGAGCCTGGATATGCAAATACGAGTGGCTCCCCAACTGGAGAAAAACGATCATTGGAATACAACGAGAGTACTTTTATTTACTCCCTCCAAACGATGGTGTACAGCATGAAAAGGCCGCCAAAG CATTTTGAGGACTTTGTAATTGGGCATTATTGCAAATATGCTCGTGATATTATGGTATCATGTAAAGCATACTTGGATGGAGCTCAAGTAGGTTGTCTCGTTAAAGGGGGTGTTCAAGATGTAGATGAAGGCGACAAGAGCTGCTCACAGCATTTCAAGAACAGTTTGGCTGGGTTCATCCCTACTCTGGTAAATACATTTTCACAAATTGGAGCTAAAGATTGTCAGGAGTTCCTTTCTTTGTCTCAAAAGGCTACCGGACCAGCAACTGCTACTCATAGGCCCTTACAACTTATGCCATTAGGC TTCACTTGCTTTCTGGTTTTATGCTTTCGCGCAGTAGCCATGAATCCGTCACTCAATATGCCTTTTTCTTCGTTCTTTTACAAGTCCTTGTGCTTTTTTCTTATTAGTAATTACCTCTTTGTATCGTCTGTTCTTTCTTCTCCTCCATACACTGATCACTGTTCATCTGTAGTTCCTGAATCTAAATCCACCCAGCAGACTTACCAAATCCGTTTACCTCGATTTCGCACAACGTATTACACCGGTGGAGCAAGACTTATTGGTGAGAAACCACTCAACAAATCATATGACTATGTGGGAAAATTACTTTTCATCAAACTCACATCAGATTCATATGAGACCATCGCCAAGAATGTTTATACGGTTCGTGGTCAACTGGTTATCCGGTCCCCGTACCGGTATTACAATCGGTATATAAGCAATTTCAGCAATGATGGATCTTATTACAACAGGAGGAGACGCTATAGATCAAACGTGATCACGTTTTTCTTGAATGGTTTCTGGTCAGAATCTTCAAGAAAGCTTTGTATGGTTGGATCAGCTTCTTGGAATTCTATCAATCTTGATGCTGTTTTGAAGCTGAGTTACAATTCTTTGAATCCAAATATGCTTACCAGTGTGATTAGTGGAACTTTGGAAAGCACAAGTTCCGTTAAGGACTCGGGGTACTTCGAGCCAATTTCGATGTTTGCTTTTCCTTCTGTTCCCGACTATATTTACTCTTTGGTTTCGAAAGAACTCGGAGGTGGGTATTCGGGTGGTTTTGAAAGCCCAAAAGACCAGTCTCTTGATTTGGATTCGAGCAGGTTTTGCTCTTCTCTATTACAGGGTTTTTTTCCTTTCGAGTTGGAGCTTGGAAGAGAGTGCGACAATGCTCAAACTTGTTCTGCACGCGCTGTGGTTGACGGATTCTTGCCTCAACTGGTATCCTTACATCCAATCCAGTGTTACGAGGAAAAACGAGTGATTCGGTATGTGGTAAGATTTCAGAATGTCAGCTATACTgcatttaatgaaaattttgatcttaatGCCACGTTAATCGGTGAGGGAGCATGGGATGATAAGAAAAACCAGCTGTTGATTGTTGCTTGTCGAATCTTGGATCCAGTTAACCATTTTGGGAATGGTATAGGAGATTGTTCGTTAAGGTTGAGTTTCAGATATCCTTCAATCCTAACCATCAGAAATCATGCCAAAATCGCTGGAAAAATTTGGACAAACAAAACTATTTATGACGCAGGATACTTCAGAAACATTAATCTCACAAGCATTGATGGAGGGTATGTTGCTGGGTCATTTTCGGGGTTGAGATACGAATACACGGAATTGGATAAAGCAAAGAGATTATGCCGAGTGGAGAAGGTTGAAAAGAAGAAGGGGAATATATATCCAGATGCACAGTCTTACAACATGAGGTTCGACATGTCTGTGGAAAATTCGAATGGGAAAAAGTTTGCTTGGGGCTATGCAGTACCTCTATCCATTGGAAATGAGGTCTACCAAGGAGACATGGGGATAGCACTGGCACCAGAGTCAGCACCAGTCGCAGATGCTGTACTTGAACCTATTTCCGAACCCCAGAAAAGTAGATCCGGCCCCTTGAATATGAGCTTCACAGTATCCATCACCCCTTTTTATTCCGAAATTAATAACTCACGGAGTCAAAGTCAAATCCAGATCACTGCCGAAGGAGTGTATGATTCAGAAAACGGATGGCTCTGTATGGTAGGCTGTAGAAAATTTCCATCTAATGTCAAAAAATCTGATGACAACTCCATAGACTGTGAGATAGTTGTGAACTTCCAGTTTGCTCCAATCAATAATAACAACGGCGGTCTTATCAGTGGAATCATCAGAAGTACACGAAAAAAAACAGATCCTCTTTATTTTGAGGATATGACAATGTCATCTGCTGCATTTTACAGCAGTGTGGCTGAACGCTCGATATGGAGAATGGACTTGGAGATCACCATGGTCTTGATATCCAACACGTTCCTGTGCATCCTTGTGGGGCTACAACTCTTCCACGTGAGAAGAAATCCTGAGGTCGGCTCCAGCATTTCACTTGTCATGCTTTTGATACTTTCTCTAGGATACATGATCCCGCTTGTCCTGAATTTCGAAGCCCTTTTCTTTCAAAACTATAACAAGCAACCATTCATGCTTAGCAACAAGGGATGGCTTGAAGCTAATGAAGTAACCCTGAGAATAGTAATAATGGTGGCATTTTTGTTGCAAATACGCCTACTCCAACTGGTTTGGACTGCAAAAACAAGTGAAGGAAATGAAAAGGGTTTGTGGGGTGCGGAGAAAAAGGCAGTTTTTGTTTCAGTGCCGATGTATTTTTTTGGCGGATTACTCACTCTGCTGCTGAACTGGATAAAGAGCAAGAATCAAGAGATGCATTCTTATGTTGAATATGATCAAGTGTACTATTCTCTTTGGGGATACTTGAGATCTTATGCTGGTTTGATTCTTGATGGGTTTCTTCTCCCACAAATCTTGCTCAATACTTTCTCTGGTTCATCTGCAAAAGCTTTGTCTAATCCATTCTACATGGGCACCAGTGTGGTCCGGTTGGTGCCTCATGCTTATGATCAATACAGGGCTCACAATTTTCCACGAACCATCGTTAATGGAACATACTATTATGCGAATCCCTCTGCCGATTTTTACTCTACCGCTTGGGATGTGATAATTCCTTGTGGAGTGGTTGCACTGGCTGTGATTGTGTTTCTGCAGCAACGACATGGTGGACGCTGGATTCTTCCGAGGAGATTCAGGGAGTTAGAACTGTATGAAAAAGTTCCCGTCGTTAACAATGAGCTGTGA